The following are encoded in a window of Vespula vulgaris chromosome 8, iyVesVulg1.1, whole genome shotgun sequence genomic DNA:
- the LOC127065729 gene encoding glutaredoxin-related protein 5, mitochondrial, whose amino-acid sequence MLNVGGRLTRIIIRSFATKSDEIGNLVKKNKVVVFMKGIPEEPRCGFSNAVVQIFRMHGVPYDAHDVLQDEELRQGIKEYSKWPTIPQVFINGDFVGGCDILLEMHRNGELVEELKKVGIKSALLDKENTSQSESTKSKE is encoded by the exons atgttgaaCGTCGGAGGAAGACTGACACGAATTATTATTCGGAGTTTCGCTACGAAATCCGACGAAATTGGGAATCTCGTAAAA aaaaataaagttgTTGTCTTTATGAAAGGCATACCAGAGGAACCAAGATGTGGTTTCAGTAATGCCGTAGTTCAGATATTTAGAATGCATGGCGTACCTTATGACGCTCATGATGTCCTACAAGACGAAGAACTTAGACAAG GtattaaagaatattcaaAATGGCCGACGATACCACAAGTATTCATCAATGGGGATTTTGTTGGTGGATgcgatattttattagaaatgcATAGAAATGGCGAACTAGTAGAAGAATTGAAGAAAGTAGGTATTAAAAGCGCCTTGttggataaagaaaatacttcTCAAAGCGAATCTACAAAGTCCAAGGAGTAG
- the LOC127065725 gene encoding uncharacterized protein LOC127065725, translated as MSIYRLLLSKQGKILTKSFPSIDTLHFGKYSIIPVHKFLFRTSSNQSFGLKLNSENVVTSPFPDVRGYENMLLHEAIWQNMQKWSNKTAIVCAITGRSYTYQQLRKNAGRLATSLRKAKLFPRDTIAIILPNIPEYAIITLAASEAGLRPTLINPVWTSMEMTKQLENSETSAIFTNPLLYPTVKKSIENNPRIKLPIIIVNDGSGSIPSGTINLTDLMRDDIEEFSKNQKTDVDSEDDLFLPYSSGTTGMPKGVQLSHRNIVTNIFQISCPELYPGIYTNETEQDVIPVILPLFHIYGLIILLYVFLRMGAKLVCLPQFSVAQFIKILKTYKPTLLYLVPPIVQMIAINEQITPKHVESIRFILSGAATIGPESIAKFRERINANVIFTQGYGLTETSPVITLSKNAICESVGFSIPNTQIRIVKNEGDKSINVGPNEIGELYVKGPQVMKGYFKNPQATRDCMDGDWFKTGDLAKFDENGLFYIEGRFKELIKVKGFQVAPAELEDIIKGLDSVVDVAVIGVPHEKFGEIPKAFIILKKGVTVNPEEVKDYVAKHVADYKRLGYVQYIEEIPKTASGKILRKELQNM; from the exons ATGTCGATTTATCGTTTGTTACTTTCGAAACAAGGTAAAATTCTTACTAAATCTTTTCCTTCGATCGATACATTGCATTTCggtaaatattcaataattccTGTGcacaaatttttattccgtACTTCGTCAAACCAATCGTTCggtttgaaattaaattcggAGAATGTAGTAACCAGTCCGTTCCCGGATGTGAGAGGATATGAAAATATGTTATTGCACGAAGCAATTTGGCAGAATATGCAGAAATGGTCGAATAAGACTGCTATA GTATGTGCAATCACCGGTAGATCGTATACTTATCAACAACTGAGAAAGAATGCAGGACGATTGGCAACATCATTACGAAAAGCAAAACTTTTCCCACGTGATACCATAGCTATTATATTACCTAATATCCCTGAGTATGCTATCATCACATTAGCTGCGTCAGAAGCTGGTCTTCGT CCAACATTGATAAATCCCGTATGGACTAGTATGGAAATGACAAAACAACTTGAAAATTCAGAAACATCTGCGATTTTTACAAATCCTTTGTTGTATCCTACTGTAAAGAAAAGTATTGAAAATAATCCACGAATCAAGTTACCAATTATAATCGTTAATGATGGAAGCGGATCGATACCTTCGGGTACTATCAATTTGACTGATCTTATGAGAGACGATATCGaagaattttcgaaaaatcaaAAGACTGATGTCGATTCTGAGGATGACTTGTTTTTACCATATTCCAGTGGTACCACTGGAATGCCTAAAGGTGTACAATTATCACATAG AAACATTGTAACCAACATATTTCAAATAAGTTGTCCAGAATTATATCCAGGTATTTACACCAATGAAACTGAGCAAGATGTTATACCAGTTATATTACCtttgtttcatatatatgGTTTAATTATTCTcctttatgtttttttaag AATGGGTGCAAAATTAGTGTGCTTACCACAATTTTCAGTAGCGCAGTTTATAAAGATTCTTAAAACTTATAAACCGACGTTGCTATACTTGGTACCACCGATCGTACAAATGATAGCTATTAACGAACAGATTACGCCGAAACATGTTGAAAGTatcagatttattttatcgggAGCTGCAACGATAGGGCCAGAATCTATTGCTAAATTTCGTGAACGTATCAATGCCAATGTGATATTTACACAAGG atacggTCTGACCGAAACTTCTCCAGTGATAACGCTCAGTAAAAATGCTATTTGTGAATCGGTAGGTTTCTCCATACCTAACACACAAATACGTATCGTCAAAAACGAAGGCGATAAAAGTATAAACGTGGGACCAAACGAAATAGGAGAGCTCTACGTGAAGGGACCTCAAGTAATGAAAGGTTACTTTAAAAATCCTCAAGCAACGAGAGATTGTATGGATGGCGATTGGTTTAAAACTGGAGATTTAGcaaaattcgatgaaaatg GATTATTTTACATCGAAGGACGCTTCAAAGAATTGATCAAAGTAAAAGGTTTTCAAGTAGCACCTGCGGAATTGGAGGATATTATTAAAGGTTTAGATAGTGTTGTAGACGTTGCGGTAATCGGTGTTCCGCATGAAAAATTTGGCGAAATTCCAAAAGCTTTTATAATACTGAAAAAAGGAGTCACTGTTAATCCAGAAGAAGTGAAAGACTATGTTGCTAAACACGTTGCTGACTACAAAAGATTAGGATATGTGCAATACATTGAAGAAATTCCGAAAACTGCATCtggaaaaattttaagaaaagaacTACAAAACATGtga